One Nitrosomonas sp. PY1 DNA window includes the following coding sequences:
- a CDS encoding response regulator transcription factor, translating to MRILVIEDEIKLQQQIRRQLESVGYMVDTCSDGSEGLFFAKEYPLDVAIIDIGLPGKSGLEIIKALREQGNLLPILILTARSSWQDKVQGLEVGADDYLTKPFQMEELKARVKALLRRSTGIPHTQLSCGPIVIDVASQSVTVNGKPIELTSFEYRMLEELVRHHGEVLSKQLLTDYLYPHDEDRDSNVLEVMVGRLRRKLDPDGSLNPIETLRGRGYRFTFDCNKSR from the coding sequence ATGCGCATTTTAGTCATTGAAGATGAAATCAAACTGCAACAGCAGATTCGCCGGCAATTGGAGTCGGTTGGCTATATGGTGGATACTTGCAGTGATGGTAGTGAAGGGTTATTTTTTGCAAAAGAATATCCCTTAGATGTTGCAATTATTGATATTGGCTTACCCGGCAAGTCGGGATTGGAAATCATTAAAGCGTTACGCGAACAAGGTAACTTATTACCTATTCTCATTTTAACCGCGCGTAGTAGTTGGCAAGATAAAGTGCAAGGATTGGAAGTAGGTGCTGACGATTATTTGACTAAACCGTTCCAAATGGAGGAATTGAAAGCGCGAGTAAAAGCCTTGTTGCGGCGTTCGACCGGTATTCCGCATACTCAGTTAAGTTGTGGTCCAATTGTTATTGATGTTGCATCACAGTCGGTGACTGTGAATGGCAAACCCATTGAACTTACATCTTTTGAATATCGTATGTTGGAAGAATTGGTACGGCATCATGGCGAAGTACTTTCTAAGCAATTACTCACAGACTATCTTTATCCGCACGATGAGGACCGCGACAGCAATGTATTAGAAGTCATGGTCGGACGCTTACGTCGAAAACTGGATCCGGATGGTTCGCTAAATCCGATTGAAACACTGCGTGGTCGCGGCTATCGTTTTACTTTCGATTGTAATAAATCACGATGA
- a CDS encoding ATP-binding protein, producing MMSLSQRVLFSATLVLLAFIVGIALTLDRAFYDSARLGVQDRLFAKLLMLMSDAEIDDAGVLDLETNLIDAELGHVNSSTYGFVIDQVGTILWRSTSSLNENIPVTSSLDKGTKIFEQTVFADQTYFIYRYAVAWETPTGEYPLTFVVITDTTLFDAQITQYREDLWGWLIALIALLLFMQMLVLRWGLKPLRHVSVELAAIESGMQENLKGNYPSELKLLTDNINSLINHEHKQQKRYRNGLADLAHSLKTPLAVLQGAVNSEEDEVSRRKVIHEQIDRMDSIVQYQLRRAVTAGGGTGMTLVLLKPMVDRIVNTVQKAYRTKQSEIDIQMDDVIGIRIDEGDLMELLGNLIDNAFKWCRYSIQICAECLGNQVAIQVKDDGPGIPSQEADRILERCVRADQSIPGHGIGLAIVHDIIQAYDGKMTIANNPAGGACITLYLKK from the coding sequence ATGATGTCTTTAAGCCAGCGCGTTTTATTTAGCGCTACTCTGGTATTGTTGGCATTTATAGTTGGAATCGCGCTGACATTGGATCGTGCATTTTATGATAGCGCACGTTTAGGTGTGCAGGACCGTTTATTTGCGAAATTGTTGATGTTGATGAGCGATGCAGAAATTGATGATGCGGGTGTACTAGATTTAGAAACCAACTTAATCGATGCAGAACTAGGGCATGTGAATTCTAGTACTTACGGGTTTGTAATCGATCAGGTAGGGACAATACTATGGCGTTCTACTTCATCATTGAATGAAAACATTCCAGTTACTTCTTCTCTAGACAAAGGAACAAAGATATTTGAACAAACTGTGTTTGCCGATCAAACTTATTTTATCTATCGCTATGCAGTGGCTTGGGAAACGCCTACTGGAGAGTATCCACTGACGTTTGTCGTTATCACTGATACGACATTATTTGATGCACAGATTACGCAATATCGTGAGGATTTATGGGGATGGTTGATCGCCTTGATTGCCTTATTATTGTTTATGCAAATGCTGGTGCTACGCTGGGGGTTGAAGCCATTGCGGCACGTTTCAGTGGAGCTTGCTGCGATAGAGTCGGGTATGCAAGAAAACTTGAAAGGAAATTATCCGAGTGAATTAAAATTGTTAACAGACAACATTAATTCTTTAATTAATCACGAACACAAACAACAAAAACGCTATCGTAATGGCTTGGCTGACTTGGCGCATAGTCTTAAAACACCACTTGCAGTACTACAAGGCGCTGTAAATTCTGAAGAAGATGAAGTGTCTCGACGGAAAGTTATCCATGAACAGATTGACCGCATGGACAGCATTGTTCAATACCAGTTGCGTCGTGCAGTTACGGCAGGAGGGGGCACAGGAATGACATTGGTACTGCTAAAGCCTATGGTGGATAGGATTGTCAATACAGTACAAAAAGCATACCGCACAAAGCAGTCGGAAATAGATATTCAAATGGATGACGTGATTGGCATACGCATCGACGAAGGAGATTTAATGGAACTGCTTGGTAATCTGATTGATAATGCTTTTAAGTGGTGCCGTTACAGTATTCAAATTTGTGCAGAATGCCTAGGCAACCAAGTAGCAATTCAAGTAAAAGATGACGGTCCGGGCATTCCATCTCAGGAAGCCGATAGAATTCTAGAGCGCTGTGTTCGCGCCGATCAATCTATTCCTGGACATGGAATTGGACTAGCTATAGTACATGATATCATTCAGGCTTATGACGGAAAAATGACCATAGCAAATAATCCAGCAGGTGGTGCCTGCATTACATTGTATTTAAAGAAATAA
- a CDS encoding YraN family protein has translation MNGHEAEKIAAAYLQQFSLILITQNYRCRFGEIDLIMQDHNTLVFVEVRMRTRETFGGAAFSITPTKQAKLLRTARHYLAEIDNHPPCRFDVILLSGINGQKIDWIQNAFGE, from the coding sequence ATGAACGGTCATGAAGCTGAAAAAATCGCGGCAGCCTATTTACAGCAATTCTCATTAATCCTAATTACACAAAATTATCGCTGCCGATTTGGCGAAATTGATTTGATTATGCAAGATCATAACACCTTGGTTTTTGTTGAGGTTCGTATGCGTACACGAGAAACTTTCGGTGGCGCAGCTTTCAGCATCACACCAACAAAACAAGCCAAGCTACTCCGTACTGCACGGCACTACTTGGCAGAAATCGACAATCACCCGCCCTGCCGTTTTGATGTCATTTTACTCAGCGGTATCAATGGACAAAAGATTGATTGGATTCAAAATGCATTTGGTGAGTAA
- a CDS encoding penicillin-binding protein activator: MLTLSGNLASATTDTYFNQLPHQENISESTKTPHIALILPLESPTFSEAADQVKAGFIAATMREEPLQLVIRIYSTSDDPLDSLLTYHEALDAGAEFVVGPLTRDSVAAIASSKRVTVPTLALNTIDSTAIVPTQLFLFGLQMEAEASQVAQLARDSGKTRALIIGDNGGLSKRLQTAFSERWQREGGALAFFPYVDDQQKLQQLKKLSSNDNQLVFLALSADKARVVRPYIAADVPIFATSQVYAGNDNALLNNDLNEIHFVDMPWLLQPDHPAVMAYRQNRAIKNMDMERLYALGIDAFRLMTHLLDPLFINEISFDGVTGLVRAVPANQFIREPVSAQFIQGQVRLLNPQRTIPDSIAPLSEP, translated from the coding sequence ATGCTGACATTATCCGGCAATCTCGCATCAGCGACTACCGATACTTACTTCAATCAGCTTCCTCATCAAGAAAATATTTCTGAATCAACAAAAACACCGCACATTGCGCTCATTTTACCGCTGGAATCGCCCACCTTTAGTGAAGCAGCGGATCAAGTTAAAGCGGGTTTTATTGCTGCCACGATGCGCGAAGAACCATTGCAACTCGTCATTCGCATTTATTCGACCAGCGATGATCCACTAGATTCTCTTTTGACCTATCACGAGGCATTGGATGCAGGCGCTGAATTTGTGGTAGGCCCGCTGACTCGGGACAGCGTTGCCGCGATTGCATCGAGTAAACGTGTAACGGTACCAACCCTGGCTTTGAATACGATTGACAGTACTGCGATAGTACCCACTCAATTATTTTTGTTTGGTTTACAAATGGAAGCTGAAGCGAGCCAAGTTGCGCAACTGGCACGTGACAGTGGAAAAACGCGAGCTTTAATAATTGGTGACAACGGTGGCCTGTCGAAACGACTGCAAACAGCATTTAGCGAACGATGGCAACGTGAAGGCGGTGCCTTAGCATTTTTTCCTTATGTTGATGACCAACAAAAATTACAGCAACTGAAGAAATTAAGTAGCAACGACAACCAATTAGTTTTTCTTGCTTTGAGTGCAGATAAGGCACGTGTCGTGCGACCTTATATTGCAGCAGATGTACCGATCTTTGCCACATCTCAAGTTTACGCCGGCAATGATAATGCCTTACTCAACAATGACTTGAATGAAATTCACTTTGTTGATATGCCGTGGCTATTGCAACCAGACCATCCAGCCGTAATGGCTTATCGCCAGAATCGTGCTATTAAAAATATGGACATGGAGCGTTTGTATGCATTAGGAATTGATGCATTTCGCTTGATGACACATTTACTCGATCCGTTATTTATCAATGAAATCAGCTTTGACGGCGTCACAGGGTTAGTGCGTGCCGTACCGGCCAACCAGTTCATTCGCGAACCCGTATCAGCGCAATTTATACAAGGTCAAGTACGTCTACTGAATCCACAACGAACAATCCCAGACTCAATAGCGCCGCTATCGGAACCATGA
- the rsmI gene encoding 16S rRNA (cytidine(1402)-2'-O)-methyltransferase yields the protein MMIKTSSNIRDTQGILGKSALYIVATPIGNLNDISLRALDILKTVDVIAVEHIQNSKYLLMTHGISVPLISLHQHNEVEAANKILTLLTEGKRVALITDAGTPAISDPGAILVQQVRAKNFPVIPIPGANAAICALSAAGITNPHFFFYGFLPTKSIARQRELVTFKSQSFPTIFYEAPHRIIECIEDMIEVFGANRILTLARELTKIFETIHVSSLADTLNWLKLDLYQQKGEFVLILSGAEKNDKSQVSEQARDTLRYLLADLPLKQAVKLAATITGENKSTLYQLALRLKQSDQSE from the coding sequence ATGATGATCAAGACTAGCTCGAATATACGAGACACCCAAGGCATATTAGGGAAAAGCGCGCTATATATAGTGGCTACGCCTATCGGGAATCTGAATGATATCAGTTTACGTGCGTTGGACATATTGAAAACAGTCGATGTGATTGCTGTTGAACATATACAAAACTCTAAGTATTTATTAATGACGCATGGGATCTCAGTACCATTGATTAGTCTGCATCAACATAATGAAGTTGAAGCAGCCAATAAGATATTAACACTATTAACGGAAGGTAAGCGTGTGGCATTAATAACCGACGCAGGGACGCCCGCAATTTCTGATCCAGGTGCGATTTTGGTTCAGCAAGTGCGCGCAAAAAATTTTCCCGTCATTCCTATTCCGGGCGCGAATGCTGCAATTTGCGCGTTATCGGCAGCAGGTATTACAAATCCACATTTTTTCTTTTATGGCTTTTTGCCAACAAAATCGATAGCGCGTCAGCGCGAATTGGTCACATTCAAATCACAGTCATTTCCTACAATATTTTATGAGGCGCCACACCGAATTATCGAATGTATTGAAGACATGATCGAAGTCTTTGGCGCAAATCGCATACTGACGCTTGCACGTGAGTTGACCAAGATATTTGAGACGATTCATGTGAGCTCATTGGCAGATACGCTAAATTGGCTCAAATTGGATTTGTATCAACAAAAGGGTGAATTCGTACTGATACTATCCGGCGCCGAAAAAAACGATAAATCGCAAGTGAGCGAGCAAGCACGCGATACCTTGAGATATTTATTGGCTGATTTACCGCTTAAACAAGCCGTAAAACTTGCAGCGACAATTACTGGCGAGAATAAGAGTACCTTGTATCAGCTTGCATTACGTTTGAAACAATCAGATCAATCGGAATGA
- the pyrC gene encoding dihydroorotase, with protein sequence MSSFLTHLKIIRPDDWHLHLRDGEQLKDVLLYTARQFARAVIMPNLRVPVVTTEMAQAYYTRIISALPEVLQSQFQPLMTLYLTDNTQPSEIVRAKNSGIVQAVKLYPAGATTHSDAGVTNISKCFKTLAEMEKQDIPLLVHGEVTDPNIDVFDREKMFIERTLCMLTQHFPQLRIVFEHITTRDAVEFVKQSSEKIAATITAHHLLLNRNALFQGGIRPHHYCLPILKRETHRRALLQAAVSGNAKFFLGTDSAPHALVNKEQSCGCAGIFTAHAAMELYATAFEQVDALDKLEGFASFFGADFYELPRNTDTITLRRKNWMVPERYDFAGEALIPLYADAELSWKVE encoded by the coding sequence TTGTCATCCTTTCTAACGCATCTCAAGATTATTCGCCCGGATGACTGGCATTTGCATTTGCGCGATGGTGAACAACTGAAAGACGTGTTGCTATATACCGCACGGCAGTTTGCGCGTGCTGTCATTATGCCAAATCTACGTGTTCCAGTGGTCACTACCGAGATGGCACAAGCGTATTACACTCGTATTATATCCGCGCTGCCTGAAGTGCTGCAAAGTCAATTCCAGCCACTGATGACCTTGTATTTGACCGATAACACGCAGCCATCAGAAATTGTGCGCGCAAAAAACAGCGGCATTGTACAAGCGGTAAAATTGTATCCGGCTGGAGCGACGACCCATTCTGATGCGGGGGTCACGAATATTTCTAAATGCTTTAAAACCTTGGCTGAAATGGAAAAGCAGGATATACCGCTATTGGTTCATGGGGAAGTAACTGATCCAAATATCGATGTGTTTGATCGGGAAAAAATGTTTATCGAGCGTACATTGTGTATGTTGACACAACACTTTCCGCAGCTACGAATAGTATTCGAACATATCACGACTCGAGATGCGGTTGAGTTTGTTAAACAATCTTCGGAGAAGATCGCCGCGACTATTACGGCGCATCATCTTTTATTGAATAGGAATGCCTTGTTTCAAGGTGGCATTCGACCGCATCATTATTGTTTGCCCATTCTTAAGCGAGAGACGCATCGGCGAGCATTGCTACAAGCTGCCGTGAGCGGTAATGCTAAATTTTTCCTGGGTACGGATAGCGCACCGCATGCGCTGGTGAATAAAGAACAATCGTGTGGCTGCGCTGGCATTTTTACTGCACATGCTGCAATGGAGTTATATGCTACCGCTTTTGAACAAGTCGATGCACTCGATAAATTGGAAGGATTCGCCAGTTTTTTTGGTGCAGATTTCTACGAATTACCGCGCAATACCGATACGATCACGTTGCGGCGGAAAAACTGGATGGTTCCTGAACGGTATGATTTCGCCGGAGAGGCGCTAATACCTTTATACGCAGATGCAGAGCTGTCTTGGAAGGTGGAATAG
- the acs gene encoding acetate--CoA ligase gives MSTIESTLNETRVFSPTKAFSEQANVSSFAAYTALCQEAENDYELFWSNRAHEQIVWQRPFDQVLDDQNFPFCQWFKGGLLNVSYNCLDRHLATQADKVAIIFESDEGNVSRVTYRKLHQSVCQFANALKKQGINKGDRVIIYMPMGVEAVVAMQACARIGAIHSVVFGGFSARSLHERIVDAGAVVVITANEQVRGGKKNALKSTVDEAVNMGGTASVKHIIVYRRTDTTVPFDPARDIWWDEFIQHADFSCEPEWVDAEHPLFTLYTSGSTGKPKGVQHSSAGYLLGVKLSMQWVFDHKTDDVFWCTADVGWITGHSYVTYGPLAVGATQLIFEGIPTFPHPGRFWELIQKHKVTTFYTAPTAIRSLIKLGADLPAQYDLSSLRLLGSVGEPINPEAWMWFYEKVGQARCPIVDTWWQTETGCHMIAPLPGAVALKPGSCTFPIPGILAAIVDDSGNEMDSGKGGVLVIKKPFPSQVRTLWGDPERFKKTYFPTEIAQGRYYLAGDSAYRDQDGYFWIMGRVDDVLNVSGHRLGTMEIESALVAHPLVAEAAVVGKPHEVKGEAVIAFVTLKGSYPDDDTATEITNTLRDWVAKQIGPIAKPDEIRFGENLPKTRSGKIMRRLLRALAKGEEITQDVSTLENPAILEQLRLPLK, from the coding sequence ATGTCCACGATTGAATCAACGCTAAACGAAACCAGGGTTTTTTCTCCCACCAAAGCATTTTCTGAGCAAGCCAATGTATCGAGTTTTGCGGCTTACACTGCCTTGTGCCAAGAAGCGGAGAATGATTACGAGCTTTTTTGGAGTAATCGAGCGCATGAACAAATTGTTTGGCAGCGACCATTCGATCAAGTGTTAGATGATCAAAACTTCCCTTTCTGCCAATGGTTTAAAGGAGGCTTGTTGAATGTTTCCTATAATTGCTTGGATCGACATTTGGCAACACAGGCCGACAAGGTTGCGATTATTTTTGAGTCGGACGAAGGTAACGTGTCCCGGGTGACGTATCGTAAGTTGCATCAATCCGTGTGCCAATTTGCCAATGCATTGAAAAAGCAAGGTATCAACAAGGGTGATCGGGTCATTATTTATATGCCGATGGGAGTTGAAGCTGTTGTGGCGATGCAAGCATGTGCGCGTATTGGCGCCATCCATTCGGTTGTGTTTGGAGGATTTTCTGCCAGAAGCTTGCATGAACGTATCGTAGATGCTGGGGCTGTTGTCGTGATTACCGCCAATGAACAAGTGCGTGGCGGCAAGAAAAATGCATTGAAATCAACTGTGGATGAAGCGGTGAATATGGGTGGTACGGCTTCGGTCAAGCATATTATTGTGTATCGTCGCACAGACACAACGGTACCTTTTGATCCAGCGCGAGATATTTGGTGGGATGAATTTATACAACATGCCGATTTTTCGTGCGAACCTGAATGGGTCGATGCAGAACATCCCTTGTTTACGCTTTACACCTCCGGCTCTACCGGAAAACCTAAAGGAGTGCAGCATTCGAGTGCGGGCTATTTGCTGGGCGTGAAATTATCCATGCAGTGGGTGTTTGATCACAAAACGGATGATGTGTTTTGGTGTACAGCGGATGTTGGCTGGATTACCGGTCATAGCTACGTGACTTACGGACCGCTTGCTGTGGGTGCAACACAATTGATTTTTGAAGGTATACCTACTTTTCCACATCCGGGACGATTTTGGGAGCTTATTCAGAAGCATAAAGTGACAACTTTTTATACCGCGCCTACTGCGATTCGTTCGTTGATAAAACTGGGGGCTGATTTACCTGCGCAATATGATTTATCATCATTGCGATTGCTAGGATCCGTGGGAGAGCCAATCAATCCTGAAGCATGGATGTGGTTTTATGAAAAAGTGGGGCAAGCACGTTGTCCGATTGTCGATACATGGTGGCAAACCGAGACTGGCTGCCATATGATTGCTCCACTGCCAGGTGCCGTGGCACTTAAACCAGGTTCCTGTACTTTTCCGATACCAGGTATTCTCGCCGCTATTGTGGATGACTCTGGTAATGAGATGGATAGTGGGAAAGGGGGAGTGCTGGTTATTAAGAAACCTTTTCCTTCACAAGTGCGAACATTATGGGGCGATCCAGAACGCTTCAAGAAAACATACTTTCCTACCGAGATTGCACAGGGCCGATACTATCTTGCTGGCGATTCAGCCTATCGCGATCAGGATGGGTATTTTTGGATTATGGGGCGGGTTGACGATGTTTTGAACGTTTCCGGTCATCGCCTTGGAACCATGGAAATTGAATCTGCATTGGTTGCTCATCCTTTGGTTGCAGAAGCTGCGGTAGTCGGTAAGCCCCATGAAGTCAAGGGTGAGGCCGTTATTGCCTTTGTAACACTCAAAGGATCTTATCCAGACGACGATACGGCTACCGAGATTACGAATACTTTGCGTGATTGGGTAGCTAAGCAAATTGGCCCGATTGCCAAACCCGATGAAATTCGTTTTGGTGAAAATTTACCTAAAACTCGCTCTGGTAAGATCATGCGTCGTTTATTGCGTGCTTTGGCCAAAGGCGAGGAAATTACACAAGATGTTTCCACCTTGGAAAATCCTGCTATTCTTGAACAATTAAGATTGCCTCTCAAGTGA
- a CDS encoding MBL fold metallo-hydrolase has product MVLPLLTEFDHGISAIDAQFHRPYRAAIHLLVEQDRAVLIDTGTNFSIPGVIDILKLKRIPFENIAYIILTHIHLDHAGGAGECMRLFPNAKLVVHPRGASHMINPTRLVAGASSVYGVEEFKRVYGEIQCIDAHRIVEAPDNHCIDLNGRLLRFLDTPGHARHHVCIYDERSQSMFTGDTFGVSYRELDVNGMEFVFPTTSPVQFDPDAAHASLDRIMSFKPQFAYLTHYSRITHLKQHANAMHRLIDAHVAIAQNANTPQSNRQSIISEGLKALFEQHLSVHGCRLSETEVSQVLRSDIKLNAQGLVYWLDHSTERFKSI; this is encoded by the coding sequence ATGGTATTGCCACTGTTAACCGAGTTTGATCATGGCATCAGCGCCATCGATGCGCAATTTCATAGGCCTTATCGTGCTGCCATTCATTTGCTCGTTGAGCAAGACAGAGCGGTATTGATCGATACCGGAACGAATTTTTCTATACCGGGCGTGATTGACATCCTTAAGTTAAAGCGTATTCCGTTTGAGAACATTGCATATATTATCCTGACACATATTCATCTAGATCATGCGGGCGGTGCGGGCGAATGTATGCGCCTTTTTCCCAATGCAAAGCTGGTGGTGCATCCGCGCGGAGCTAGCCATATGATTAACCCAACCCGATTGGTGGCAGGTGCCTCTAGCGTATACGGTGTTGAAGAATTCAAGCGCGTGTATGGTGAAATTCAGTGTATTGACGCGCATAGGATTGTCGAAGCTCCCGATAATCATTGCATTGATCTGAATGGACGATTACTGCGTTTTCTGGATACACCGGGACATGCGCGTCATCATGTTTGTATTTATGATGAGCGTAGCCAAAGTATGTTTACGGGGGATACCTTTGGCGTGTCGTATCGAGAACTTGATGTGAATGGAATGGAATTTGTTTTTCCTACCACTTCACCGGTGCAATTTGATCCCGATGCAGCCCATGCTTCACTTGATCGAATCATGAGCTTTAAACCACAATTTGCTTATTTAACACATTACAGCCGTATTACGCATTTGAAGCAGCATGCGAACGCGATGCATCGTTTGATCGATGCGCATGTCGCTATCGCACAAAATGCTAATACGCCGCAGTCGAATCGGCAATCGATTATTTCAGAAGGGTTAAAAGCGCTATTCGAACAACACTTGTCAGTACACGGTTGTCGTTTATCTGAAACGGAGGTTAGTCAAGTATTACGATCGGATATTAAACTTAATGCTCAGGGCTTAGTTTACTGGCTAGATCACTCAACAGAACGATTTAAAAGTATTTAA
- a CDS encoding carbonic anhydrase, with amino-acid sequence MDKEFDSNENVDTHELNNNRRGFLRMSAAFTMGLGMLHNQVSWAEKGKESAEKTYSNAAPKPENILTPDDALERLMEGNKRYITGKAIVFDFHEVEKSLVNGQNPFATILGCSDSRVSPEHCFDAEPGDLFVVRGAGNYLTNDNVASIEYAVEVLKTPLIMVLGHESCGAVKAAVEAVDSHKNFPGHIQLLASAIAPAVRRVSDTSRSRLINVTKANVIRNVEALRLKTPVIDSYHDEKKVRVVGGIYHLKTGVVEIIA; translated from the coding sequence ATGGATAAAGAATTCGATTCTAATGAAAACGTGGATACGCATGAATTAAATAATAATAGGCGTGGTTTTCTTAGAATGTCTGCAGCTTTTACAATGGGTTTAGGAATGCTTCACAATCAAGTATCATGGGCGGAGAAAGGGAAAGAATCTGCCGAGAAAACCTATTCAAATGCCGCTCCTAAACCAGAAAATATACTTACTCCGGATGATGCGCTTGAGCGATTAATGGAAGGTAACAAACGCTATATTACCGGTAAAGCAATCGTTTTTGATTTTCACGAAGTGGAGAAATCGCTCGTCAATGGACAAAATCCTTTTGCTACGATTCTTGGATGCTCAGATTCTAGAGTGAGTCCTGAGCATTGCTTCGATGCAGAGCCAGGTGATTTATTTGTTGTGCGTGGAGCGGGTAATTATTTGACCAATGATAATGTTGCATCAATCGAATATGCGGTTGAGGTATTAAAAACCCCCTTAATTATGGTATTGGGTCATGAAAGCTGTGGAGCGGTAAAAGCAGCAGTTGAAGCTGTTGATTCACATAAAAATTTTCCTGGGCATATTCAGTTATTAGCCAGTGCAATAGCGCCTGCGGTTAGGAGGGTTAGCGATACATCCAGAAGCCGCTTAATCAATGTAACAAAAGCCAACGTTATTAGAAATGTTGAGGCTTTACGGCTTAAAACACCGGTTATAGATTCTTATCACGATGAAAAGAAGGTTCGTGTTGTTGGTGGAATTTATCACTTAAAAACCGGAGTTGTTGAAATTATCGCGTAA
- the trpE gene encoding anthranilate synthase component I, whose amino-acid sequence MDETEFNRIAQQGYNRIPIAVEALADLDTPLSIYLKLANQPYTYLLESVHGGERSGRYSYIGLPATTRIEVRDHVITIVSKQQSETFVSDDPLDFIATYQAKLKAAPCAAAISRFCGGLVGYFSYDTIRYIERKLEKSSPPDELNTPDILLLLSEELIIVDNLSGKLYLILYADPTVENAYHIACTRLKDLLTKLRQPLKAPILKPVTSNPAVAEFPEMEFKAAVEKAKRYIYDGDIMQVVLSQRTSKTFNATPLALYRALRGLNPSPYMFLYHFNDFHIVGASPEILVRLEDHVVTVRPIAGTRPRGQSIMEDRDLAADLLADPKEIAEHVMLMDLGRNDIGRVAQTGSVKVTEKMKIENYSHVMHIVSNVEAILKPELNAIDVLRATFPAGTVSGAPKVRAMEIIDELEVSRRGIYAGAVGYLAFNGDMDLAIAIRTSVIKDSKLYVQAGAGIVADSIPQNEWIETQNKAKAILRAAEIAESGLDNNNF is encoded by the coding sequence ATGGATGAAACAGAATTCAATCGCATAGCACAACAGGGATACAATCGTATTCCAATCGCAGTAGAAGCGCTTGCCGACTTGGATACGCCATTATCCATCTACCTCAAATTAGCCAATCAACCTTATACTTATTTATTGGAATCCGTTCACGGAGGTGAGCGATCTGGACGCTACTCTTATATTGGATTACCAGCAACCACCCGCATTGAAGTACGCGACCACGTCATTACGATTGTTTCAAAGCAGCAATCTGAAACATTTGTTAGCGATGATCCACTTGATTTCATTGCAACTTATCAGGCGAAACTCAAGGCAGCGCCCTGTGCAGCTGCAATATCTCGTTTTTGTGGTGGCTTGGTCGGTTATTTTTCTTACGATACGATACGTTACATTGAACGTAAACTTGAGAAATCGTCACCTCCAGACGAACTCAATACACCGGATATCTTATTGTTGCTATCAGAAGAATTGATTATCGTAGACAATCTTTCGGGCAAGCTTTATTTAATTCTGTATGCCGATCCAACTGTTGAAAACGCTTACCACATAGCTTGCACTCGCCTTAAAGATTTGTTGACAAAGCTTCGCCAACCACTAAAAGCGCCAATATTAAAGCCTGTAACGAGTAATCCTGCTGTTGCAGAATTCCCAGAAATGGAATTTAAAGCGGCAGTCGAAAAAGCAAAACGTTATATATATGATGGCGACATTATGCAAGTCGTCTTGTCGCAGCGTACCAGTAAAACATTTAATGCAACGCCTTTGGCGCTTTATCGTGCTTTACGTGGTTTAAATCCTTCACCCTATATGTTTCTTTATCATTTCAATGATTTTCATATTGTAGGCGCATCGCCAGAAATCCTAGTACGACTTGAAGATCATGTCGTCACAGTTCGACCAATTGCTGGTACCCGCCCCCGTGGCCAATCGATCATGGAAGATCGCGACTTAGCTGCGGATTTGTTAGCAGATCCTAAAGAAATTGCTGAACATGTAATGCTCATGGATCTAGGACGTAATGATATTGGACGCGTAGCACAAACTGGATCCGTCAAAGTAACCGAAAAAATGAAAATCGAAAACTACTCACACGTCATGCATATCGTATCTAACGTAGAAGCCATACTAAAGCCAGAATTAAATGCCATTGATGTATTGCGTGCAACCTTTCCCGCTGGAACCGTTAGTGGCGCTCCCAAAGTCCGAGCAATGGAAATTATTGACGAACTAGAAGTTTCCAGGCGCGGTATTTATGCGGGAGCCGTCGGATATTTGGCTTTTAATGGCGATATGGATTTAGCTATTGCAATCCGCACCAGTGTTATTAAAGATAGCAAACTATATGTCCAAGCTGGTGCGGGAATTGTTGCGGACTCCATCCCTCAGAACGAATGGATTGAGACACAAAACAAAGCAAAAGCAATACTACGCGCTGCGGAAATTGCGGAAAGTGGATTAGACAATAACAATTTTTAA